From a single Brassica rapa cultivar Chiifu-401-42 chromosome A01, CAAS_Brap_v3.01, whole genome shotgun sequence genomic region:
- the LOC103870066 gene encoding uncharacterized protein LOC103870066 — MATKNNIVDDVLSTQQEESASGANKYRGLVLKKKPLISQDPKRTWFDSADWALHKQEASPDKRRIAAIENLKPKYFQRTPSKELPPTCAFAYGQKNQTDSSV; from the exons ATGGCGACGAAGAACAACATAGTCGATGATGTCTTATCCACTCAACAAGAAGAG TCTGCCTCTGGTGCAAACAAATACCGTGGACTTGTGCTAAAGAAAAAGCCTCTTATCTCGCAG GATCCTAAACGTACTTGGTTTGATTCTGCAGACTGGGCTTTACACAAG CAAGAAGCAAGCCCAGATAAAAGAAGAATAGCGGCAATTGAGAATTTGAAACCCAAATATTTTCAGAGAACACCTAGCAAGGAACTTCCCCCTACCTGTGCCTTTGCATATGGACAAAAGAATCAG